In the Marinomonas algicola genome, one interval contains:
- the lptF gene encoding LPS export ABC transporter permease LptF, with amino-acid sequence MILFRYLAKEVLVSTAAVSLILLLIIISGRFVSYLGNAAEGKMTFEFLFIILAFHIPSFAQMILPLAFFLSLLLAYGRLYVENEMAILFSCGISKLKLTGYTIGIALIVTTLNAIFSFWIAPYSEYQVEQAYQQQNQLTAFDFVKPGRFQGRGQKTTYVSSLTPNEGWMNDVFISDFIQIKNNDIPVQTLASYVEQVKMDDEGGNNYLIFKDGTRYEGIPGTNNYKVTTFDTYAVRLENSEQKEITDLVTRPTTAIWKSTKLDEYVEMQWRISIVLMIPILAIIGTALSHVNPRQGRFFKILPAIILVILYLGILIWARTALDKEKIPQEFGLWWVHGIFLIFAMVLLLRFIGFTFKKQSQNS; translated from the coding sequence TTGATATTATTCCGATACTTGGCAAAAGAAGTTCTCGTATCAACGGCCGCGGTTTCCCTTATATTACTGCTCATAATTATAAGTGGTCGCTTCGTTAGCTATCTAGGCAACGCCGCTGAAGGAAAAATGACGTTTGAATTTCTTTTCATTATTTTAGCGTTCCATATACCCAGCTTTGCACAAATGATTTTGCCACTCGCTTTTTTCCTTTCCCTACTTTTAGCCTATGGGCGATTGTATGTTGAAAATGAAATGGCTATCTTATTTTCATGTGGCATAAGTAAGCTAAAACTCACTGGCTATACTATTGGAATTGCCCTGATCGTAACGACGCTCAACGCCATTTTCTCATTCTGGATTGCGCCTTACAGCGAATACCAAGTTGAACAAGCCTATCAACAGCAAAATCAATTAACTGCGTTTGACTTTGTAAAACCCGGACGCTTCCAAGGAAGAGGCCAAAAAACAACCTACGTTTCCAGCCTAACACCAAATGAGGGCTGGATGAACGATGTTTTTATTTCTGATTTCATACAGATTAAAAACAATGACATCCCTGTGCAAACGCTGGCCTCTTATGTAGAACAAGTAAAAATGGATGATGAGGGAGGAAATAACTACCTCATCTTCAAAGATGGGACACGATACGAAGGCATACCAGGAACCAATAACTACAAAGTCACCACATTCGACACTTATGCCGTACGACTAGAGAACTCGGAACAAAAAGAAATCACCGACCTTGTTACACGTCCAACCACAGCCATTTGGAAAAGCACCAAACTGGATGAATATGTGGAGATGCAATGGCGCATCTCAATTGTATTGATGATCCCTATCCTTGCCATTATTGGCACGGCGCTAAGTCATGTAAACCCTAGACAAGGCCGTTTTTTCAAAATTTTACCTGCCATTATTCTGGTTATTTTATATTTAGGCATACTCATTTGGGCCCGAACCGCTCTCGACAAAGAAAAGATCCCTCAAGAATTTGGACTTTGGTGGGTTCATGGGATTTTTCTTATTTTCGCGATGGTATTACTATTACGATTTATCGGATTTACGTTTAAAAAGCAGAGCCAAAATTCATGA
- a CDS encoding leucyl aminopeptidase, which translates to MNTALFDRLSAVQADLLVAFVPSDSALPDSTSWLNESLDGSIEQLRTSKVFSGKLAETLLLPVTHQDFAQPILLVGVGKERALSDAQARKVIASVASQIKKLPYKSVAVASAELVVKNRSEVNVLTLVAQWINEGFYEFLGFKKEPEVAPDVETILLQGTDEVALNIGVATAKGSHYARQLGNLPGNVCTPSYLASQAQQLGEEYKFSVDLLDENRMDELGMQCLLSVGRGSDQPSYLIVMEYKGGEDGDAPHVLLGKGITFDTGGISLKPGAKMDEMKYDMCGAASVFGTMKAICELQPKMNITAVVAAAENMPSGRATKPGDVVRTMSGQTVEILNTDAEGRLVLCDALTYIERFEPKSVVDIATLTGACVVALGSVNSGMYANNDLVAADLKTASTTSADKLWQMPLDEEYQQQLDSNFADIANIGGPEAGSVTAACFLSRFTKAYPWAHLDIAGTAWSGGASKGASGRPVALLTQYLLSKESA; encoded by the coding sequence ATGAACACGGCATTATTCGATCGTTTGTCAGCAGTTCAAGCCGATTTGCTTGTGGCCTTTGTTCCAAGTGACTCTGCATTACCAGATTCAACAAGTTGGTTGAATGAAAGCTTAGATGGCAGTATTGAACAGCTAAGAACATCAAAAGTGTTTTCTGGTAAATTAGCTGAAACTTTATTGTTGCCAGTAACGCATCAGGATTTTGCTCAACCGATTTTACTTGTTGGTGTGGGTAAAGAACGTGCGTTATCTGATGCGCAAGCGCGAAAAGTCATTGCGTCTGTCGCATCGCAAATAAAAAAATTACCCTATAAAAGTGTGGCTGTTGCCAGTGCTGAGTTAGTCGTAAAAAATCGCTCAGAAGTGAATGTGCTTACCTTGGTTGCTCAATGGATTAATGAGGGCTTCTATGAGTTTTTGGGCTTTAAAAAAGAACCTGAAGTAGCGCCTGACGTAGAAACAATTTTGCTGCAAGGCACCGATGAAGTGGCACTTAATATCGGCGTTGCAACGGCCAAAGGGTCACATTACGCTCGTCAGCTAGGCAATTTACCTGGCAACGTTTGTACGCCGAGTTACTTAGCGTCTCAAGCTCAGCAACTGGGTGAAGAATACAAATTCAGTGTTGATCTACTCGATGAAAACCGTATGGATGAATTAGGAATGCAATGTTTGCTTTCTGTTGGTCGTGGTAGTGATCAGCCTAGTTACTTAATTGTTATGGAATATAAGGGCGGAGAAGACGGTGATGCGCCTCATGTGTTGCTTGGTAAAGGTATTACCTTTGATACGGGTGGCATTTCGTTAAAACCTGGTGCCAAAATGGATGAAATGAAATACGACATGTGTGGTGCAGCCAGTGTATTTGGAACCATGAAAGCGATTTGTGAATTGCAACCTAAAATGAATATTACTGCTGTGGTTGCGGCGGCTGAAAATATGCCAAGTGGAAGAGCGACTAAGCCTGGTGATGTTGTGAGAACCATGTCTGGACAAACGGTAGAAATTTTAAATACAGATGCGGAAGGTCGTTTAGTGTTGTGTGATGCATTGACATACATAGAGCGTTTCGAGCCTAAGTCAGTGGTTGATATTGCCACATTGACTGGAGCTTGTGTAGTGGCTTTAGGTAGTGTTAATTCTGGAATGTACGCGAATAATGATTTGGTTGCCGCGGACCTTAAGACAGCAAGTACCACTTCTGCTGATAAATTATGGCAGATGCCGCTTGACGAAGAGTACCAGCAGCAGTTGGACAGTAACTTTGCTGATATCGCTAATATTGGCGGTCCTGAAGCGGGCTCTGTCACAGCGGCTTGTTTCTTGTCTCGTTTTACAAAAGCTTACCCTTGGGCTCACCTTGATATTGCCGGAACGGCTTGGTCTGGTGGTGCATCA